The genomic DNA CCCGACATGCTGATGCTCGACTGGGTGCCGCACGACTGGCTGTTTCCCCGCACGGCCGCGGTAATCCATCACGGCGGCGCCGGCACCACCGCCACCGGCCTGCGCCACGGCGTGCCGCAGGTGGTGGTGCCGTTCTTCGGCGATCAACACTTCTGGGGCAGTCGGGTGCACGAACTGGCAGTGGGGCCGCCGCCGGTGCCGCGGCGGCGGCTCACCGCCGACCGGCTGGCGGACGCGCTGTGCAGCGCCGCCTCCGATCCGTCGGTGCGCGCCCGCGCCGCCGAGATAGGGGCCCGAATCAGGACCGAGGATGGCGTGTCGACGGCGGTTTGCGCACTCCGGCGCCGCCTGCACGGGCGGTTGTCGTGACGGCAAGGCGGCGCAGCGAACCGGACCGTCCGTCGGCGCTGGTCACCGGCGCCTCCGGCATGATCGGCGGCGAAGTGGCCGCCCAACTCGCCGCCGCGGGCCATCGCGTGCGCTGCCTGCTGCGCCCGTCGAGCGGGCCGCCGGCCGTCCGCCACCCCAACATCGAGGTGCTGCGCGCCGACCTGTCCGACCACGTTGCCGTCGCCGCCGCCCTGCGCGGCGTGGTCCGGGTGTTCCACGTTGCCGGTTATCTGCACGCCGGCGCGCCGTTCAGCGCCGGCGAAGAGTATGCGCCCTATCGCGCCGCCAACGTGGATCTGACCGAACGCATGCTCGCCGCGAGCGCCGATGCCGGCGTGCGGCGGTTCGTGTTCGCCAGCACCACCGGCGTCTATCGCGCCGGCGCGGCGTCCCCGATCGGTGAGCACAGCCCGCTGGCGCCGCTGTCCGCCTACGGGCGCTCCAAGGTGGAAGCCGAAGGCGTGGTGCGCGAGTACGGCGGGCGCGGGCTGAGTTACACGATCGTGCGGCCAAGCGCCACCTACGGGCCGGGCGACCGCCACTTCCTGCCCGCCGCGCTGGCCATGGCGCGCATGCGGCGCGTTCCGCTGGTGGACGGCGGCCGCCACCTGGTGGACTTCGGATACGTGAGCGATGTCGCGCGCCTGATGGTGCAGGCGGCGGGCGCTCCGGCGGCGGATGGCGCCACCTACAACGCCGCCACCGGCAATCCGCAGCCGCTGCGCGCCCTGTTCGACGTGCATGCGGAACTCACCGGACAGTCTTCCCCGGCCATCGTGCCGGTGCCGGCCGGCTTGTGCCGTCTGCTCGGGCCGCTGCTGCCGGCGGCGGTGCGGTTGCTCGCCCCCGGCATGAGCGCCATGGTGACGCGCGACGCGCTGGCCTACCTCTCACGCGACGTGTTCTACGACATGAGCCGCTCCTACCGCGACTTCGGGTTTCAACCGGAAATCGACTTCCGCGCCGGGCTGGCGCTGGTGCTGGCAGCCGGAGGCTTGAGCACAACCGGGATCCCGAGATCCGCGAACAGCAGATCCGCGGATCAGAATTCGTAGGTGGCGCAGGCGACCTCGATGCCGGCGCCGGCGGCAAGAAACAGTCCCATGCTTCCCGGCGGAACCACGCGCTCGCCGGCCGCTTCCCAGCCCGCGGCCGGAGCGGCCGTAAACAGGTTGCCGCCGCCGCACGACACGAACCTGCTGGGCTCGACGCCGAGCACGTCCGCCAGCCGGTCCAGGAACTCCGGCCCGAGTTGCGGCGGAAAGATCACCGCAAAATCGTCCAGGGAAACACGCTCCCGGCGCAGCAACTCCGTCACGCTCTCCGCCACCGCCTCCGGCAGCCTCTCGGCGAGCCGGTGGTCGCATTCCACGCGCAGACGCGGCGGCCCCGAGTCGTCCGTATATGCGTATGCGTGGTACCAGTCCAGGTACTCGGCATGCGTTTCGACGAAAAAACTGCGGAAGCCGGTCCGTCCGGAACTGCGTTCCAGCACCAGGGCGGAGCCGGCACTGGCCAGTCCCAGCGGCGGCTGGCCGTCGACCGGGGTTTCGTTGAACTCCGAGGCGGCGACCACCGCCACGCAGTCGCGCGACAGCAGCATGCGGCCGGCCACCTGGCACGCCATCAACACGCCGGGCGGTCCATTCATCAGGTCGAACGCCAGAAACGGCGGCGCGTCCTGGTCGACGCGCGACCCCTTGATGCCCAGCTCCTTGGCCACCATGGTGGCCAGCGCCGGTTCGGAGATGAACGCCTCGCGGTACACTCCCGAGTACACCAGCAGCCCCGGCTGGCCGGCCGGCGCGTTCGGGGCGTCCAGGGCACGCCGTACCGCACGCGCGGCGAGCGTGACGTTGCCGCGTTCGGCATCCGACTCCGGTGTAGACGTGGCCGCCGCCCTCACCCGCACGCGCTCGCCCGCGGGAACGGCGCGGTAGTAGCCGCGCGCGGCGTTGTCCGCCGCGGCTGCCGGTGGCGGCTCCGGCGCCGGCCGGCCGTTCGCCATGCGGGCGGCGAACTGCTCGACGCGATACTGAGCGAGGCCCACGGTAATCCCGGACGCAGTGATGCTGAACAACACGCGATCTCCCGGTTGCAACGCGGACCTTTCGACCAGGTCCTTGACCGCTACCCAGTGCGAAGTGGTTGCCGTGTTGCCGCGGTGCCGCAGGTTATCCACCATGTTGTCCGAATGGCAGACGCGGCGTCCAAGACGGCGATTGGTGGCGCGCGTGGCCTCCTTGATCGAGTTGGAGGAGGTCTGGTGCGGAATGAAGTAGCGCGGTTCGGTGGTTACCCTGCCCGACTCCGCGACATTTTCGTACTGGGTGACAACCTCGGCTATGCCGGCGCGAGCGAGGCGGACCGAGTCGGTGAACATGATCGCCCCGTGCGACTCGGCAGAGTGGGCAATGCACAACTCGGCGTGCTCCGGGACGGTGTAGATATCGATGTAGTCGAAGCCCGCGCCGTGCTCGAGCAGCAGGCACACGCCGGCATCCCCGAGCGTCAGGCACGCCAGCCGTTCGTCGTGCAGCCCGTGCAGTTCGCGCTGCGCGGTGGCGGTGAGGTGGGTGATGTACTCGCCGCTGACCACCAG from Spirochaetaceae bacterium includes the following:
- a CDS encoding NAD(P)-dependent oxidoreductase, which translates into the protein MTARRRSEPDRPSALVTGASGMIGGEVAAQLAAAGHRVRCLLRPSSGPPAVRHPNIEVLRADLSDHVAVAAALRGVVRVFHVAGYLHAGAPFSAGEEYAPYRAANVDLTERMLAASADAGVRRFVFASTTGVYRAGAASPIGEHSPLAPLSAYGRSKVEAEGVVREYGGRGLSYTIVRPSATYGPGDRHFLPAALAMARMRRVPLVDGGRHLVDFGYVSDVARLMVQAAGAPAADGATYNAATGNPQPLRALFDVHAELTGQSSPAIVPVPAGLCRLLGPLLPAAVRLLAPGMSAMVTRDALAYLSRDVFYDMSRSYRDFGFQPEIDFRAGLALVLAAGGLSTTGIPRSANSRSADQNS